In the Primulina eburnea isolate SZY01 unplaced genomic scaffold, ASM2296580v1 ctg739_ERROPOS11973397, whole genome shotgun sequence genome, one interval contains:
- the LOC140822138 gene encoding uncharacterized protein: MDTIGIVADIWAYNIYLNLLCSENIVDDALKVLRIMGEKGREPDKVSYTIIISGLCRVKRYEEAGEMWKMMIKKGLEPDNKACRALVLGLSESGQVDLAYELTVGNMRGKLRFETVIYNVLIHGFCQVGRIDKALAIKTYMKRNGCEPDLITHNVLLNYCCGHLMLDAAEKLMEKMEKGGMKPDSYSYNALLKGLCKASMIDKAYMLIVNKMEGKGVVDVVSYNTVIHALCKVGRTSRAYKLLWEMGRKGIFPDVDTFSILIDAFLREGNSSAARDLVEQMTKMGLIPSRALYTIIIDHLCKTGRIGMAHSTFHDMLEQGV, encoded by the coding sequence ATGGATACCATTGGTATCGTTGCTGATATTTGGGCTtataacatttatttgaatCTTTTGTGTAGTGAGAATATAGTGGATGATGCTTTGAAGGTGTTGAGAATAATGGGAGAGAAGGGGCGAGAACCTGATAAAGTAAGCTATACTATTATAATTAGTGGATTGTGTAGAGTCAAACGATACGAGGAGGCCGGAGAAATGTGGAAAATGATGATCAAGAAAGGGCTGGAACCGGATAACAAGGCATGCAGGGCACTTGTGCTGGGATTAAGTGAGAGTGGACAGGTTGATTTGGCTTATGAACTCACAGTGGGGAATATGAGGGGAAAACTTAGGTTTGAGACGGTAATCTATAATGTGCTTATACACGGGTTTTGTCAGGTTGGTAGGATTGACAAGGCGCTTGCTATTAAGACTTATATGAAGAGGAATGGGTGTGAGCCTGATTTAATCACTCATAATGTGTTGTTAAATTATTGTTGTGGTCACTTAATGTTAGATGCGGCAGAAAAATTAATGGAGAAGATGGAGAAGGGCGGGATGAAACCTGACAGTTACAGCTACAATGCGCTCCTAAAAGGTCTCTGCAAAGCCAGCATGATAGATAAGGCATACATGTTGATAGTAAATAAGATGGAGGGCAAAGGAGTTGTAGATGTTGTATCTTACAACACAGTGATACATGCACTTTGCAAAGTTGGTCGTACCAGCAGAGCTTATAAACTCTTGTGGGAGATGGGGAGGAAGGGAATCTTTCCAGATGTGGATACATTTAGTATTCTCATAGATGCCTTTCTGAGAGAAGGCAACTCAAGTGCAGCCAGGGACCTTGTTGAGCAGATGACAAAGATGGGTCTAATTCCAAGTCGTGCATTATATACCATTATTATTGACCATCTATGTAAGACAGGTAGAATAGGAATGGCTCACAGTACTTTCCATGATATGCTAGAACAGGGAGTTTAG
- the LOC140822164 gene encoding mRNA export factor GLE1-like, producing MELSTFRGVIKLELRCPQNVNGMAADPQPDWSFDDLRSELDTIEKKLIPSLDFSAPFDKKRPRNRCNTRGFAMHVSDHELGCSDNDVEEEVVNSSMVSGRKFSFEELYMSDDYDYELPVYAQCQLMDKVGLAEGALRELSYEFQLYVSEEVRNKILTLETNLVKENEKFASQIAEIHKHRRTQQERERKFDLQYHRTMYNLLHCNTALTNLLNYGIAEALDNHLTAVQRDHEHISQLEEKRIRDDAAREEAKRKEKTLIEEKLCKEKIKAEEEARLHAERGEIDKAAAEAEKQSIEGKKHVENQVAELAATKNVVETLRNGVPRIETLGQVVPTRFDDKKQVSLSGRSMTRASKNVLELEEKRQRIYEKLTIENEALKASSDKGNRRTGQNFNRLIKTISATVENVRTKADELFNLISSPEYPQSINILSFAEKVVFNCENSQKSDGFIFACSRVIVLVTSKIPLALDILLAELNRVCMYTVPKYVEYSPVLFQTREAYFKAIGYKEIYGKIENTDSYVERLSSIMRLYGALVQTEIGGFQNLHGLKEGWAWLSRFLNSLPANLYTAVALQHFLEMSGYALYRRYRNQFEKLLRIIARDFLKALKEGNSDSVNAKLIKVKTSIINYVESSRFKKEPEGLQLRGHLDSNDFFLCSAIISKSIDVQLI from the exons ATGGAGTTGTCAACATTCAGGGGAGTCATTAAGTTGGAACTTCGTTGTCCCCAAAATGTAAATGGAATGGCTGCCGATCCACAGCCTGATTGGAGTTTTGATGACTTACGATCAGAGCTTGATACAATTGAAAAGAAGCTCATCCCGAGTTTAGATTTTTCTGCACCTTTTGACAAGAAACGACCTAG AAATCGTTGCAACACAAGGGGATTTGCGATGCATGTGtcagatcatgaattgggttgTTCTGATAATGACGTTGAAGAGGAGGTTGTTAACTCATCCATGGTTTCGGGcagaaaattttcttttgaagaaCTCTATATGAG tgatgattatgattatgagTTACCTGTTTATGCTCAATGCCAATTGATGGATAAAGTGGGGTTAGCAGAAGGTGCACTCCGTGAGCtaagttatgaatttcagcTTTATGTTTCG GAGGAAgtgagaaataaaatattaacctTAGAGACAAATTTGGTAAAGGAAAATGAGAAGTTTGCTTCTCAAattgctgaaattcataagcaTAGAAGGACACAACAAGAGAGGGAGCGAAAATTTGATTTGCAATATCACCGTACAATGTATAACCTTTTACACTGT AATACTGCTCTTACGAATTTATTGAATTATGGCATTGCAGAAGCACTTGATAATCACCTTACAGCTGTACAAAGAGATCATGAGCACATATCACAACTAGAAGAGAAAAGAATAAGAGATGATGCAGCCCGTGAAGAGGCTAAAAGGAAAGAGAAGACTCTCATTgaagaaaaattatgtaaagAAAAGATCAAAGCCGAAGAAGAG GCTAGGCTACATGCTGAGAGAGGTGAAATAGATAAAGCGGCTGCGGAAGCTGAGAAGCAATCTATAGAAGGAAAAAAACATGTTGAGAATCAAGTTGCTGAATTAGCTGCTACCAAAAATGTTGTTGAAACTTTAAGAAATGGTGTTCCTAGGATAGAAACTCTTGGGCAGGTCGTGCCTACCAGATTTGACGATAAGAAACAGGTTTCATTATCAG GAAGAAGTATGACAAGAGCTTCAAAAAATGTTTTAGAATTGGAGGAAAAAAGACAACGTATTTATGAAAAGTTAACTATAGAAAACGAGGCTCTTAAAGCAAGTTCTGATAAG GGTAATCGAAGAACTGGACAGAATTTCAATAGGCTGATTAAAACCATCTCTGCTACTGTAGAAAATGTCAG AACAAAAGCAGATGAATTGTTCAATTTAATCAGTAGTCCAGAATATCCCCAATCCATCAATATCCTGTCCTTTGCAGAAAAG GTGGTCTTCAACTGTGAAAATTCTCAAAAGAGCGATGGATTCATTTTTGCATGTAGTCGTGTCATTGTTCTTGTCACCTCCAAG ATTCCATTGGCTTTGGACATTCTCTTGGCAGAGTTGAATAGAGTTTGCATGTACACTGTGCCCAAATATGTAGAATACTCTCCC GTATTGTTTCAAACCAGAGAAGCTTATTTCAAAGCTATTGGCTACAAGGAAATATATGGTAAGATCGAAAACACTGATAGTTATGTAGAGAGATTGAGTTCGATCATGAGACTCTATGGAGCTTTAGTACAG ACTGAAATTGGTGGCTTTCAGAATCTCCATGGACTTAAAGAAGGTTGGGCATGGCTTTCACGGTTTCTAAATTCTCTCCCGGCTAATCTTTATACAGCAGTTGCACTACAACATTTTCTTGAA ATGTCAGGATACGCTCTTTACCGAAGATACAGAAATCAGTTTGAGAAGTTGCTGAGGATCATTGCTCGTGACTTCCTCAAAGCACTAAAAGAGGGTAATTCAGATTCAGTAAATGCAAAGCTGATCAAGGTGAAAACATCCATCATTAATTACGTAGAGTCAAGCCGGTTCAAGAAGGAACCAGAAGGATTGCAGCTGAGAGGCCACTTGGATtcgaatgatttttttttatgttcagCCATTATTTCGAAATCTATTGATGTGCAGTTAATCTGA
- the LOC140822165 gene encoding protein SIEVE ELEMENT OCCLUSION B-like has translation MASRDVFPSTKNVTFSSEKVPPTKAHIFNGGVQDYETDQRLRPSYEMEHNIVKPLPLGVPAPGRGQLMKGGRGWGHVFFSADDTALTKQILGTHSPEIEDFDVKPVLFIVEDIIHLVKPLTADSAALITILLRSAQIQVAPIQAHLGTLDNKVISSSYHDTVTQSSYYDTEIVKLMAFPINKISNEIICKCTSGTEAHSLTMELLKSLSNYPWDAKVVITFAAFSINYGEFWLIEQLHTKNPLAKNVSTLKDLPSPMEHSSDLRKKFEAVVDLLTATTKMIHCIIEFKELPSLYISRESPEVETATAHIPIAVYWIIRSLQASASVLLNLIGTGHEYISSTAESWEISSLAYKLSVMLEHLQKLLQICKELIVRKKFEDSYTAFKKLMETAHIDNMKVLKGMIRAPDEQRPLYDGSKRSNVGSLLLPDKKRIDGLKAKYVLLLISDLDLPHEELNILHMIYNQQKMRHEYEVLWLPIVNQTNSLSQSQELQFKELKTYNMPCYSVYHPSLIEQVAIRYIQEVWKFVHMPMLVVLDPQGKPSNLDALPMMWIWGSLAFPFAKARETTLWSENTWNIELLADFIDQRIPDWEYYDYVWYFWVRLWSMWNSKKNTALSMDNDHVMQQIMEVLAFDSSDEGWELAIQGDHPDKFVTVLDEAIRGIHREHHCNHLILPGHAGYIPEQVVCSECGKIMDNYVMYRCYTD, from the exons ATGGCTAGCCGGGATGTGTTTCCTTCGACAAAGAATGTTACATTTTCCTCCGAAAAGGTACCACCTACTAAAGCTCATATCTTCAATGGAGGCGTGCAAGATTACGAAACTGATCAACGGTTAAGGCCGAGCTATGAAATGGAACACAACATTGTCAAGCCCCTTCCATTGGGTGTGCCAGCGCCTGGTAGAGGACAACTCATGAAAGGTGGTAGGGGGTGGGGACATGTCTTCTTTTCTGCTGATGATACTGCACTTACCAAGCAAATTCTCGGAACCCATTCTCCAGAAATTGAAGATTTTGATGTCAAGCCAGTTCTTTTCATAGTGGAGGATATCATCCATCTGGTCAAACCTTTGACAGCTGATTCTGCTGCT TTGATAACAATTCTCTTGCGTTCTGCTCAAATACAGGTTGCTCCCATTCAAGCCCATTTGGGCACGCTTGACAACAAGGTCATCTCCAGTTCCTACCATGATACTGTCACTCAAAGTTCTTACTATGATACGGAAATAGTTAAACTAATGGCATTTCCCATCAACAAGATATCCAATGAG ATAATATGCAAATGTACTTCTGGAACAGAAGCACATTCCTTAACCATGGAACTCCTAAAATCACTGTCAAACTACCCTTGGGATGCCAAGGTGGTCATCACCTTTGCTGCTTTCTCCATCAACTATGGCGAGTTCTGGCTCATTGAGCAACTTCACACAAAAAATCCATTAGCCAAGAATGTTTCCACACTCAAAGATTTACCCAGCCCAATGGAACATTCCAGTGATTTAAGAAAGAAATTTGAGGCGGTAGTTGACCTCTTAACTGCAACAACGAAGATGATCCACTGTATTATAGAATTCAAGGAGCTTCCGTCTCTCTACATTAGCCGGGAATCACCAGAAGTTGAGACTGCCACTGCTCATATTCCAATAGCTGTTTATTGGATCATAAGGAGCCTTCAGGCCTCTGCATCAGTGCTCCTGAACCTCATCGGCACTGGTCACGA GTACATCTCGTCAACTGCTGAGTCATGGGAGATATCAAGTTTGGCCTATAAGCTCTCAGTCATGTTGGAGCACCTACAAAAGCTATTGCAGATTTGTAAGGAATTAATCG TTAGGAAGAAGTTTGAAGATTCGTACACTGCATTCAAGAAACTTATGGAGACTGCTCATATTGACAATATGAAAGTACTCAAGGGGATGATTCGTGCCCCAGATGAACAAAGGCCACTATATGATGGTTCTAAAAGATCTAATGTTGGTTCTTTACTTTTACCTGATAAAA AAAGGATTGATGGACTGAAGGCGAAGTATGTACTACTGCTGATTTCAGATCTCGACCTGCCTCACGAAGAGCTAAACATCCTTCATATGATCTACAACCAACAAAAAATGAGGCATGAGTACGAGGTTTTATGGCTTCCCATTGTCAACCAAACTAACTCACTTTCCCAATCACAGGAACTACAATTTAAGGAACTGAAGACCTATAATATGCCATGTTATTCGGTGTACCACCCTTCATTGATTGAACAGGTAGCCATCAGATACATCCAAGAGGTCTGGAAATTTGTCCACATGCCGATGCTCGTAGTATTGGATCCCCAGGGGAAGCCATCCAATCTTGATGCTTTACCTATGATGTGGATTTGGGGCAGTTTAGCTTTCCCCTTCGCTAAAGCCAGGGAGACGACTCTCTGGTCAGAAAACACCTGGAACATCGAACTGTTAGCAGATTTCATTGATCAACGAATTCCGGACTGG GAATATTACGACTATGTCTGGTACTTCTGGGTGAGGCTGTGGAGCATGTGGAACTCCAAGAAAAACACTGCCTTAAGCATGGACAACGACCATGTGATGCAGCAGATCATGGAAGTGCTGGCATTTGACAGCAGTGACGAAGGGTGGGAA TTGGCGATACAAGGTGATCATCCCGACAAGTTTGTCACCGTGCTGGATGAGGCAATACGTGGTATCCACCGCGAACACCACTGTAACCACCTGATCCTGCCGGGGCATGCTGGATACATCCCCGAGCAGGTGGTTTGCTCAGAGTGTGGCAAGATCATGGATAATTACGTCATGTACAGATGCTACACCGACTAA